The following coding sequences are from one Gossypium hirsutum isolate 1008001.06 chromosome A12, Gossypium_hirsutum_v2.1, whole genome shotgun sequence window:
- the LOC121211298 gene encoding uncharacterized protein isoform X2 has protein sequence MYSLFVPLLLTTHCLQFQPSRFPNPPLTEPLGHTQLPLQQIQLVCAHSGACIKVDFHIRLLRRSPTLSLHSSTRYLFLAIHMAKNEQAITHIFVLRRCYRVKQSRKACSTFSALPVHLGQFADPTNLL, from the exons ATGTATTCCCTATTTGTACCTTTATTACTGACAACGCATTGTCTTCAATTTCAGCCTTCACGATTCCCAAATCCACCCCTAACTGAACCGCTTGGACACACGCAATTGCCTCTGCAACAAATCCAGTTGGTATGTGCTCATTCAGGCGCATG CATCAAAGTTGATTTTCACATACGACTCCTTCGGCGATCTCCAACGCTCTCCCTACACTCTTCAACCAG GTATTTGTTCCTAGCTATCCACATGGCCAAAAATGAACAGGCTATTACTCACATTTTTGTATTGAGACGCTGTTATAGAG TTAAACAATCCCGAAAAGCATGCTCAACATTTTCTGCTTTGCCTGTACATTTGGGACAGTTCGCAGATCCCACCAATCTCCTTTAG
- the LOC121211298 gene encoding uncharacterized protein isoform X1 has product MYSLFVPLLLTTHCLQFQPSRFPNPPLTEPLGHTQLPLQQIQLVCAHSGACIKVDFHIRLLRRSPTLSLHSSTSIPSCRYLFLAIHMAKNEQAITHIFVLRRCYRVKQSRKACSTFSALPVHLGQFADPTNLL; this is encoded by the exons ATGTATTCCCTATTTGTACCTTTATTACTGACAACGCATTGTCTTCAATTTCAGCCTTCACGATTCCCAAATCCACCCCTAACTGAACCGCTTGGACACACGCAATTGCCTCTGCAACAAATCCAGTTGGTATGTGCTCATTCAGGCGCATG CATCAAAGTTGATTTTCACATACGACTCCTTCGGCGATCTCCAACGCTCTCCCTACACTCTTCAACCAG TATCCCCTCATGTAGGTATTTGTTCCTAGCTATCCACATGGCCAAAAATGAACAGGCTATTACTCACATTTTTGTATTGAGACGCTGTTATAGAG TTAAACAATCCCGAAAAGCATGCTCAACATTTTCTGCTTTGCCTGTACATTTGGGACAGTTCGCAGATCCCACCAATCTCCTTTAG